A window of the Fusarium fujikuroi IMI 58289 draft genome, chromosome FFUJ_chr09 genome harbors these coding sequences:
- a CDS encoding related to transcription initiation factor IIF 30K chain, with amino-acid sequence MAPRRSRAAPVRVTLRTKANLLERKIKVVTEQQIIDKPSPVEAFPMREWSLKVFLLDEDGNERPADVFTKVVYNLHPTFDNPIQSFQKAPFTCKNEGWGEFEISIDCYTTEKTKLAPIIHDLNFQQERYEQTHTVVFKNPSQNLQERLRETGPLPTDEDHRPKKKGLATKKSSQKYDYEKIAESLEKLEEEDLLRVIQIINENKGPDTYIRSDVEAGEFSIDLYTMPDGLTSKLWEHLSKKGLVG; translated from the exons atggctccgCGCCGCTCACGAGCAGCACCCGTCAGAGTGACACTTAGAACCAAGGCTAACTTGTTGGAGCGAAAAATCAAAGTTGTCACTGAGCAACAAATCAT CGACAAGCCGTCACCCGTAGAGGCGTTCCCCATGCGAGAATGGAGCTTGAAGGTCTTCTTGCtagatgaagatggcaacGAGCGCCCCGCAGACGTCTTCACCAAAGTCGTCTATAATCTACACCCTACCTTTGATAATCCCATTCAGA GTTTCCAGAAAGCACCTTTCACGTGTAAGAACGAGGGCTGGGGCGAGTTCGAGATTAGCATCGACTGTTACACCACGGAGAAGACCAAGCTAGCGCCCATCATTCATGATCTCAACTTCCAGCAGGAACGATATGAGCAGACGCACACTGTGGTCTTCAAAAACCCTTCACAGAACTTACAGGAGCGGTTGCGTGAAACGGGTCCCCTTCCCACCGATGAAGACCACaggcccaagaagaagggactCGCGACCAAGAAGAGCTCCCAGAAGTACGACTATGAGAAGATTGCAGAGTCCctggagaagctcgaggaggaggatctgcTGCGCGTGATTCAGATTATCAACGAAAACAAGGGACCAGACACGTACATAAGAAGTGATGTCGAAG CCGGAGAGTTCTCGATTGATCTCTACACTATGCCGGATGGCTTGACGTCAAAGCTTTGGGAACACCTT TCCAAGAAGGGCCTTGTCGGCTAG
- a CDS encoding probable spi1-GTP-binding protein, with protein sequence MSASEPTEPKVEETKPEETKPEETKPAEAEKPVTSSSVFSMFGGGAKKEKKEEEERGDNSGSAKAQREAAEAAKGDEEEAPESEDVHFEPVIKLTEKVDTKTNEEAEEQTFKMRAKLFKFVKESSEWKERGTGDVRLLKHKENGKTRLVMRRDKTLKVCANHYIVPEMKLSPNVGSDRSWVWNAAADVSEGEPEAVTLAIRFANAENANNFKDSFMKAQKENEEIFNKAQEAEAPAS encoded by the exons ATGTCTGCTTCCGAGCCCACCGAGcccaaggtcgaggagaccaagcccgaggagaccaagcccgaggagaccaagcccgctgaggctgagaagcccgTCACATCTTCCTCCGTCTTCTCCATGTTCGGTGGTGGTgctaagaaggagaagaaggaggaggaggagcgcgGTGATAACTCTGGCAGTGCCAAGGCCCAGCgagaggctgctgaggctgctaaGGGCGACGAG GAGGAGGCTCCCGAGTCCGAGGATGTCCACTTCGAGCCCGTCATCAAGCTGACCGAGAAGGTtgacaccaagaccaacgagGAGGCCGAGGAGCAGACCTTCAAAATGCGCGCTAAGCTTTTCAAGTTCGTCAAGGAGAGCAGCGAGTGGAAGGAGCGTGGCACTGGCGACGTTCGTCTGCTCAAGCACAAGGAGAACGGCAAGACCCGACTGGTCATGCGTCGCGACAAGACCCTCAAGGTCTGCGCCAACCACTACATCGTCCCCGAGATGAAGCTCTCCCCCAACGTTGGCTCCGACCGAAGCTGGGTGTGGAACGCTGCTGCCGATGTCAGCGAGGGTGAGCCCGAGGCCGTTACTCTGGCCATCCGATTTGCCAACGCTGAGA AcgccaacaacttcaaggactCCTTCATGAAGGCTCAGAAGGAGAACGAGGAGATCTTCAACAAGGCTCAGGAGGCCGAGGCTCCCGCTTCCTAA
- a CDS encoding related to ARO80-positive transcription regulator of ARO9 and ARO10 translates to MAPYQPASGASDSSPAASISNAQGSAQQTPGGNANQAPQHKRVYQACIPCRRRKVRCDLGSVDNPHDPPCVRCRRESKDCYFSATRRKRKTDDDGSDQDDYITRNGRKRTNRNASPPPFIERRSYSNVPLTPGGSRGQSQPLRRPDGDANQTLENIEAQTVMRRGVFGPQDALDLLYKAATDSPAVDRERRESTSSAHPAPPRPPPEDTGPYGYVPRSTSKPPKTEQPIDPELSRPELSSQPGYAEAIKAWQRFRFVRAGWFTALEAIEYIDYYYKYLSPLTPISPPTFSNPASHVTLLYEEPILTVTLLTIASRYRQMPGTGGHCRSHAIHEQLWMYLRGMIERCLWGQEAFGGGFCVPPSTSAIFDESQTSSTAPWRGLRKGSLRTLGTIESLMILTEWHPRALHFPPTEATDELVLPMEASFQAITAADEDPSKTLGTGFGGKRIESWLEPAWRSDRMCWMLLSTANGLAYELGVFDDIDELLRDDAITRPEYQEESYRQRAFRIKRLLLIYTTQLAGRLGWTNMAPAHLRRSDPALARFRPTSVDGTTPGTNPSSLSNHFNYVPDLELDDQIIHCWAGISNAMEMGNEKIFRSRKYTTQIIQNGKYISILKEFEPLLRDWWREFELFRLPEFIRHILTIEYQYVRIYINSLSLQAVVERCTNQAGATANSGHHGASAVNGHPQLSPQTMINYGKLPLGQLGGFTAHDQEYIREVVEGSRNLLRTVVEGLLPGDYLKHAPVRTYFRIISGAMFLLKTFALGAPRSDVRMSIELMDATVEALRNCVVDDVHLGIRFADLLESLTSRLRNRFIQAPTMQQASGRGQSPVPDGQTQNGDSVAANGDGNANWVGGHAQRLRDGLSGNAPAQAPTHEANNISATPFDLSAQNFPYPGQGSMGPSTPTVVDNAVANMDVSLFEDWNHQGNEMWYLPPGPAFFQNVENPSVAMGPEGVNVGGLDLLEYMAMDPSQFPGLDPSSGPPTSHA, encoded by the exons ATGGCCCCGTATCAACCGGCTTCCGGGGCCTCAGATTCGAGTCCCGCCGCATCGATCAGTAACGCACAAGGTTCAGCACAGCAGACGCCTGGCGGAAACGCAAACCAAGCACCTCAACACAAGCGCGTATATCAAGCTTGTATCCCTTGTCGGCGGCGCAAAGTGCGATGCGATCTTGGCAGTGTCGACAACCCCCACGATCCTCCATGTGTGCGCTGTCGCCGCGAGAGCAAAGATTGCTATTTCAGTGCTACTCGTCGCAAGCGCAAgactgatgacgatggaagtGATCAGGACGATTACATCACGAGAAATGGTCGCAAGCGAACTAATAGAAATGCGAGCCCTCCGCCATTCATCGAACGCAGATCCTACAGCAATGTTCCCTTGACCCCGGGAGGTTCCCGAGGACAGTCCCAGCCGCTCCGTCGTCCTGATG GTGATGCCAACCAGACTCTTGAGAACATCGAAGCTCAAACGGTGATGCGGCGAGGCGTATTTGGTCCCCAGGATGCACTGGACCTGTTGTATAAAGCTGCAACGGACAG TCCCGCTGTTGACCGTGAACGCAGAGAAAGCACTTCATCTGCTCATCCTGCGCCCCCTCGACCCCCACCTGAGGATACTGGCCCTTATGGTTATGTCCCCAGATCGACTTCCAAACCACCAAAGACGGAACAGCCCATCGATCCTGAGCTTTCACGGCCCGAGCTTAGCTCGCAGCCCGGGTATGCTGAAGCTATCAAGGCATGGCAACGCTTCCGTTTTGTTCGTGCTGGTTGGTTCACAGCCCTGGAAGCGATCGAATACATTGACTA TTATTACAAATATTTGTCTCCCCTGACACCTATATCGCCGCCCACGTTCAGCAACCCTGCATCTCATGTCACTTTACTTTACGAAGAGCCTATTTTGACCGTTACGCTGCTGACGATTGCCTCGCGATACCGTCAAATGCCCGGTACCGGTGGTCATTGCCGATCGCACGCAATCCATGAGCAACTATGGATGTATTTACGGGGGATGATCGAGCGATGCTTGTGGGGACAGGAAGCCTTTGGCGGTGGCTTTTGCGTGCCACCAAGCACCAGTGCCATTTTTGACGAGTCTCAGACGAGCAGTACGGCACCTTGGCGCGGACTCCGCAAGGGCAGTTTGCGAACCCTGGGAACGATTGAGTCGTTAATGATTCTGACCGAGTGGCACCCTCGCGCCCTGCACTTCCCGCCCACCGAGGCCACCGATGAACTAGTTCTTCCTATGGAAGCCAGCTTCCAAGCTATCACAGCTGCCGATGAGGACCCAAGTAAGACTTTGGGCACTGGTTTTGGCGGCAAGAGGATTGAGAGCTGGCTCGAGCCCGCGTGGAGAAGTGACCGAATGTGCTGGATGTTGCTCAGCACTGCAAATGGACTGGCATATGAGCTGGGtgtctttgatgatatcgatgagCTACTGAGAGACGACGCTATTACTCGTCCCGAGTATCAAGAAGAATCGTACCGGCAGAGAGCTTTCCGAATTAAACGTCTCTTGCTTATCTATACCACGCAACTGGCAGGTAGGCTCGGCTGGACCAACATGGCTCCAGCTCATCTCAGGAGAAGCGATCCTGCTCTGGCTCGATTCCGACCTACGTCAGTGGATGGAACAACTCCTGGGACGAACCCTTCTTCGTTGTCTAACCACTTCAACTATGTCCCTGATCTAGAACTGGATGACCAAATCATTCATTGCTGGGCCGGCATCAGCAATGCTATGGAGATGGGCAACGAAAAGATTTTCCGTTCACGGAAGTATACCACACAAATCATCCAGAATGGAAAGTACATAAGCATCCTCAAGGAGTTTGAGCCTCTTCTCCGCGATTGGTGGAGAGAATTCGAGCTGTTCCGTCTGCCCGAGTTTATCAGACACATTCTGACGATCGAGTATCAATATGTGCGCATCTATATCAACTCTCTTTCGCTTCAAGCCGTTGTCGAACGCTGCACCAACCAAGCTGGGGCGACAGCCAACTCTGGACACCATGGAGCATCAGCTGTGAATGGTCACCCACAGTTGTCGCCTCAGACTATGATCAATTATGGGAAGCTTCCACTGGGTCAGCTTGGTGGTTTCACTGCCCATGACCAGGAGTATATCCGTGAAGTGGTTGAGGGAAGTCGAAACCTTCTTCGCACAGTTGTCGAGGGTCTTCTGCCTGGCGACTATCTCAAGCATGCTCCCGTACGAACATATTTCCGTATCATTAGTGGTGCCATGTTCCTGCTCAAGACCTTTGCTCTCGGTGCCCCAAGATCAGACGTCAGAATGAGCATCGAATTGATGGACGCAACTGTTGAGGCGCTGAGAAACTGCGTCGTGGACGACGTCCATCTGGGAATCCGTTTTGCAGACCTTCTTGAGTCTCTGACGAGCCGCCTCCGCAACCGATTCATCCAGGCTCCCACCATGCAGCAGGCTTCTGGCAGGGGACAAAGTCCCGTTCCAGATGGCCAGACCCAAAATGGTGATAGTGTTGCTGCGAATGGCGACGGTAATGCCAACTGGGTCGGTGGTCATGCTCAGAGACTCCGAGATGGGCTCAGCGGAAACG CGCCAGCTCAGGCTCCTACTCACGAGGCCAACAATATTTCAGCGACTCCATTTGATCTATCGGCCCAGAACTTCCCCTATCCTGGGCAGGGCTCGATGGGTCCATCCACACCTACAGTGGTGGACAATGCGGTTGCCAATATGGATGTCAGCCTCTTTGAAGACTGGAACCACCAAGGCAACGAGATGTGGTATCTGCCTCCTGGCCCAGCTTTCTTCCAAAACGTGGAGAATCCCTCCGTTGCCATGGGGCCTGAGGGTGTCAACGTTGGTggtctcgatcttcttgagtACATGGCCATGGATCCCTCTCAATTCCCCGGACTGGATCCGTCTTCTGGTCCACCAACAAGCCACGCCTAG
- a CDS encoding probable phosducin — protein MSTAAQEEFNDLVAKNTYRETLHPEDRDDPDLKNHQDLSEEDVFRNAQIDNAMRMPTVDRLTGAGASEIKLPPVSFDSGRATGVKGVIADARNYEAARKNKWRHRVRTARNSIFGIEAPTPVKSDTESSDDDAKSASDADEEAFLAEWRESRRRELESEASRSVRNRRTSPSVRIYGRLDEVDALGYLDAIEKVGRETTVVVFVYDHECEVSATIESALMPIVKTNPEVHFVKVHYEEIEFDNAAVPAMLGYRNQGDLFANLTGLIEMIPDDETFGTSSLKQLLQQHTIL, from the exons ATGTCAACTGCCGCTCAAGAAGAGTTCAACGACCTGGTCGCCAAGAACACATATCGCGAAACCCTCCACCCCGAGGACCGTGACGACCCCGATCTTAAGAACCACCAAGATCTTTCCGAAGAAGACGTTTTCCGTAACGCCCAGATCGATAACGCAATGCGCATGCCTACTGTCGATCGCCTCACCGGCGCTGGCGCCTCTGAGATCAAGCTCCCTCCTGTCTCTTTCGACAGCGGCCGCGCTACTGGCGTCAAGGGAGTCATTGCCGATGCGAGAAACTACGAGGCTGCCCGCAAGAACAAGTGGCGACACCGAGTCCGCACTGCCCGCAACAGCATCTTCGGCATTGAAGCTCCCACTCCCGTCAAGAGCGATACCGAGAGCAGCGATGACGATGCGAAGAGCGCAAGTGATGCCGACGAGGAGGCTTTCCTTGCTGAGTGGCGCGAGAGCCGACGACGTGAGCTTGAGAGCGAGGCCAGCCGATCTGTTAGAAATCGACGAACAAGTCCCAGTGTACGCATCTATGGCCGACTAGATGAGGTCGATGCTCTTGGCTACCTCGACGCCATTGAGAAGGTTGGAAGGGAAACAACTGTTGTCGTGTTTGTGTATGATCATGAG TGTGAGGTCTCTGCTACTATCGAGTCAGCACTCATGCCCATTGTCAAGACCAACCCCGAGGTTCACTTCGTCAAGGTCCACTATGAAGAGATCGAATTTGACAACGCTGCCGTGCCCGCTATGCTCGGATATCGAAACCAAGGTGACCTGTTCGCCAACTTGACAGGTCTGATCGAGATGATCCCTGACGATGAGACCTTTGGCACCTCATCGTTAAAGCAACTACTACAACAACACACTATTCTATAA